Proteins encoded by one window of Mixta hanseatica:
- the trbC gene encoding type-F conjugative transfer system pilin assembly protein TrbC: protein MRKTRNTLLLVAGLTAALATRAEDAPQGTQVGSTENETAYFLSASVPEKELAILMKAAEARDIPVYFRGLVGDSMEQTAKYMMYMVTTYRVRGVQIDPVRFDRYGVKQVPALVKKCGEHFDIVYGNVALNQALGMINERGDCRNKS, encoded by the coding sequence ATGAGGAAAACACGCAACACGCTGCTGCTTGTCGCCGGTCTTACGGCGGCGCTGGCCACACGGGCCGAAGACGCGCCGCAGGGCACACAGGTCGGTAGCACGGAAAACGAGACGGCCTACTTCCTGTCCGCCTCGGTGCCGGAAAAAGAGCTGGCCATCCTGATGAAGGCGGCCGAAGCGCGGGACATCCCGGTGTACTTCCGGGGACTGGTCGGCGACAGCATGGAGCAGACCGCGAAGTACATGATGTACATGGTCACCACCTACCGGGTTCGTGGCGTGCAGATTGACCCGGTTCGCTTTGACCGCTACGGCGTGAAGCAGGTCCCGGCGCTGGTGAAGAAGTGCGGCGAACACTTCGACATCGTGTACGGCAACGTGGCGCTGAACCAGGCGCTGGGCATGATCAATGAACGCGGTGATTGTCGTAACAAGTCCTGA
- the traU gene encoding conjugal transfer pilus assembly protein TraU: MVWRTLLLALAVWGCQPAQAADSSGNTSLTCDGRWVNPITDVCWECLFPMSIGSVQVSAGSLPDTENPSSPIQFCPAPPPVFERPGIAIGFWEPFAMTDVTRSPGCMVNMGGFNINIPNTGTGTGTKTANEHPGTFYHVHWYKYPLISWLNIITSEMCMQGGEYDIGYLSELDPTWQNDNLALFLNPEVMLFANPIAQMACAADAVAAGVSKPIDALFWCAGSHGSMYPFTGNIVNESSGLNSGALLSERMDFKLHREGLILDTVPYNTAVCYEYPSAIMPKSRYRYQMVNTIPDVAACHPFGRNVMLWQTGKEMPNSKKNYGYLIWKKRNCVVL; encoded by the coding sequence ATGGTCTGGCGCACGCTTTTACTGGCGCTCGCGGTGTGGGGCTGCCAGCCGGCACAGGCCGCTGACAGCAGCGGCAATACCTCCCTGACCTGTGACGGGCGCTGGGTTAACCCCATCACCGACGTGTGCTGGGAGTGTCTGTTCCCGATGAGTATCGGCAGCGTGCAGGTGTCAGCCGGGTCGCTGCCGGATACCGAAAACCCGTCATCGCCCATTCAGTTCTGCCCGGCACCGCCACCCGTTTTTGAGCGTCCGGGCATCGCGATTGGTTTCTGGGAGCCGTTTGCGATGACGGACGTGACGCGCTCGCCGGGCTGCATGGTGAACATGGGCGGCTTTAACATCAATATCCCGAACACCGGCACAGGCACCGGCACGAAAACGGCGAATGAGCACCCGGGCACGTTCTATCACGTTCACTGGTACAAGTACCCGCTGATCTCCTGGCTCAACATCATTACCTCTGAGATGTGTATGCAGGGCGGGGAGTATGACATCGGCTACCTCTCGGAGCTGGACCCGACCTGGCAGAATGACAACCTGGCGCTGTTTCTGAACCCGGAGGTAATGCTGTTTGCCAACCCGATTGCGCAGATGGCCTGCGCGGCGGACGCGGTGGCGGCCGGGGTGAGCAAGCCAATTGATGCGCTGTTCTGGTGTGCCGGCTCGCACGGCTCAATGTACCCGTTTACCGGCAACATTGTGAACGAGTCCAGCGGGCTTAACAGCGGGGCGCTGCTCTCTGAGCGCATGGATTTCAAGCTGCACCGTGAGGGACTCATCCTCGATACCGTGCCCTATAACACGGCCGTCTGCTACGAGTACCCGTCTGCGATCATGCCGAAAAGCCGCTACCGCTATCAGATGGTGAACACCATCCCGGACGTGGCGGCGTGTCATCCGTTCGGGCGCAACGTGATGCTGTGGCAGACCGGCAAGGAAATGCCGAACAGCAAAAAGAACTACGGCTATCTCATCTGGAAAAAGCGCAACTGCGTCGTGCTTTAA
- a CDS encoding DsbA family protein, with protein MKKHILAAALMLSLAGYATADTAGIAAAGAASTFSDAQKQQIGEVAADYLRAHPEILIEMSQKLQAQSQEKQMTAAAGAALENQDALLNDPTSPVLHPKGDVAVIQFFDYQCIYCAKVAPTVEQFIRQNPDVRFIYKEWPIFGSRWPASVQAAKVGLSVYKDGGADAYHRYHAALYATGHNEGKLLDEDIRQAAVKAGVTATPKEEVEAMGAALEKNNALAKRLGIQGTPAFFVMPVKGATAENISVIPGATDLQALQAAVEKARGAGG; from the coding sequence ATGAAAAAGCACATCCTCGCCGCCGCCCTGATGCTGAGCCTGGCCGGCTACGCCACCGCTGACACTGCCGGGATCGCCGCTGCAGGTGCAGCCAGCACTTTCAGCGACGCGCAGAAGCAGCAGATTGGTGAGGTCGCGGCAGACTACCTGCGCGCGCACCCGGAAATCCTGATCGAAATGAGCCAGAAGTTGCAGGCACAGTCGCAGGAAAAACAGATGACCGCCGCCGCCGGCGCGGCGCTGGAAAATCAGGACGCCCTGCTGAATGACCCCACCTCGCCGGTGCTGCACCCGAAGGGCGATGTCGCGGTCATTCAGTTCTTTGACTACCAGTGCATCTACTGTGCGAAGGTCGCCCCGACCGTGGAGCAGTTCATCCGCCAGAACCCGGACGTGCGTTTCATCTATAAGGAGTGGCCGATTTTTGGCAGCCGCTGGCCCGCCTCGGTGCAGGCAGCGAAAGTTGGCCTGTCCGTTTATAAAGACGGCGGCGCCGACGCGTACCACCGCTACCATGCCGCGCTCTATGCCACCGGCCACAACGAAGGGAAGCTGCTGGATGAGGATATCCGCCAGGCGGCGGTGAAGGCAGGCGTGACCGCCACGCCGAAAGAAGAGGTTGAGGCAATGGGCGCCGCGCTGGAGAAAAATAACGCGCTTGCAAAACGCCTCGGCATTCAGGGCACGCCCGCTTTCTTCGTGATGCCGGTGAAGGGTGCCACCGCTGAGAATATCAGCGTTATCCCGGGGGCGACTGACCTGCAGGCGCTGCAGGCGGCAGTGGAAAAAGCGCGCGGCGCAGGGGGCTGA
- the traW gene encoding type-F conjugative transfer system protein TraW: protein MKHATPLARIAAGALLATLSLHAGAAELGTYGDTWDIRERNLIAVLKDNLKQHFEGRSQADIEREMQQKAEDEAMRPPPVPGLTTGRETHSRLFDPSFTVQRDIADHNGVVFAHKGQKVNPFDVIPVFDETLYFIDADDDRQITWMKQQVPHTTTSRIILVNGNVRDSAEALGSRVYFDQTGSITKKFGITQVPAEVKQAPGQKLFLITEFGLPDR, encoded by the coding sequence ATGAAACATGCAACTCCGCTGGCGCGCATTGCCGCCGGCGCGCTGCTCGCCACGCTGAGCCTGCACGCGGGCGCGGCTGAGCTCGGCACGTACGGCGATACCTGGGACATCCGCGAGCGCAACCTGATTGCCGTCCTGAAAGACAACCTGAAGCAGCACTTTGAGGGCCGGTCGCAGGCCGACATCGAGCGGGAGATGCAGCAAAAGGCTGAAGACGAGGCGATGCGCCCGCCACCGGTGCCGGGACTCACCACCGGGCGCGAGACGCACAGCCGCCTGTTTGACCCGTCGTTCACGGTGCAGCGCGACATCGCCGACCACAACGGCGTGGTGTTCGCGCATAAGGGGCAGAAGGTGAACCCCTTTGATGTCATCCCGGTGTTTGACGAGACGCTGTATTTCATCGACGCCGACGACGACCGGCAGATTACCTGGATGAAGCAGCAGGTGCCGCACACGACGACTTCTCGCATCATCCTGGTCAACGGCAACGTGCGCGACAGCGCTGAAGCGCTCGGCAGCCGGGTGTACTTCGACCAGACCGGCAGTATCACGAAAAAATTCGGCATCACGCAGGTACCTGCGGAAGTGAAGCAGGCACCGGGGCAAAAACTCTTCCTTATTACAGAATTCGGTCTTCCCGACCGCTAA
- a CDS encoding TrbI F-type domain-containing protein has protein sequence MNTKHLVAGCSLSVVLSVGACAAAWFFWLKPPTLVTFDMKGTTNALIRQSAKLDLTDEQRRALLRRFDRSVTTATAEYATERGAAILVSPAVVTGLPDATPEIQARLAELMKATPQQ, from the coding sequence TTGAATACAAAACACCTTGTGGCGGGCTGCAGCCTGTCGGTTGTGCTGAGCGTGGGGGCGTGCGCGGCCGCCTGGTTTTTCTGGCTGAAGCCGCCCACGCTGGTTACGTTCGACATGAAGGGCACGACCAATGCGCTGATCCGCCAGAGCGCGAAGCTGGACCTCACCGACGAACAGCGAAGGGCGCTGCTGAGGCGCTTTGACCGCAGCGTCACCACCGCAACGGCGGAATACGCCACTGAACGCGGCGCGGCCATTCTGGTGAGCCCGGCTGTCGTTACCGGCCTGCCGGACGCCACGCCGGAGATTCAGGCGCGCCTGGCTGAGCTGATGAAAGCGACGCCGCAGCAATAA
- the traC gene encoding type IV secretion system protein TraC — MKFLKGFRFDPLNVVETVAGILGERDTTNETRQKLQDMDYPHIRDLLPYKDYDSESQIWVNKESVGFVVESQPLIGANEKLAESLEYLLRDVAPRDIPLQVMLVSTRAVKEQVEQGLKNFAWKGHRADECNDVTARFFLNGARYTYSNGLDHPLTLRDYRLFFIWAMPVKHLTETDMIRVRDVRRNLLNALNAADLWSSAIGVAEFSSVLREFFNHDPARLDRYDCEYDPAADLSTQFVDRTTSWRVKPSHIRIEGSDAKNRPFAARMVNLNLDRNPQEHYLWQNGNIIQDLMSPTNGIPCPFICTMVLTTEEQMKSQGEANSRFLALDSRVNTSYAKYIPSTTRQHAEWKDARARLLSNQTSLTSYFYGITLFCPDDDDLTSRYTEKTRNAFAAQGLRFVRADFMQLRNLLATLPFAMVNKKLRDDCRKTGGIQRSESFHAVNLMPVIGDNKLCASGILIPSYRNQVAFIDVFDESLPNTNFNWFMSGTSGAGKSVLANSIARSVLDKGGTVAVQDIGDSYKAACSSLGGTYINGENLRFNPFANVTDITLAAERIRDQLCILASPNGLLDEVHESMILEAITESWPTYQQDMRIDHVIDYLKTRQAAITREHSSLIGGRIDEITTLLSKYSTRGIYGRFFNSSEPTLKPDLQFVVTELGDLRKQQDLLSAVLFSIMIWNENMMYTTPRSMRKMNIIDEGWKLLGGSSTKIKDFIEEGYRTARRHNGSYGTVTQAIRDKNLSTAALAAYDNSSFKFTCMQDAKSFTTFQKEEPHAFNELEWEMIRKFPPAKKARYSSFLLSVGEFSSFHRLILDPLSDGLFSSKGEDFTYREKRLREGADIKDILFEMAENDAHKRDIINMLREMQL, encoded by the coding sequence ATGAAATTTCTGAAAGGCTTCCGCTTTGACCCGCTGAACGTGGTGGAGACGGTGGCGGGGATTCTGGGGGAGCGCGACACCACGAACGAAACGCGCCAGAAGCTGCAGGACATGGACTACCCGCACATCCGCGACCTGCTGCCCTATAAAGATTACGACAGCGAAAGTCAGATCTGGGTGAACAAGGAGTCGGTGGGCTTTGTGGTGGAATCACAGCCGCTGATCGGCGCCAACGAGAAGCTGGCGGAAAGCCTGGAGTACCTGCTTCGCGACGTGGCCCCGCGCGATATTCCGCTGCAGGTCATGCTGGTCTCCACCCGGGCAGTGAAAGAGCAGGTCGAGCAGGGCCTGAAAAATTTTGCCTGGAAGGGACACCGGGCGGACGAGTGCAACGACGTCACCGCCCGCTTTTTCCTGAACGGCGCGCGCTATACCTACAGCAACGGCCTGGATCATCCGCTGACCCTTCGCGACTACCGTCTGTTTTTTATCTGGGCGATGCCGGTGAAGCACCTGACCGAAACCGATATGATCCGCGTGCGCGACGTGCGACGTAACCTGCTGAACGCGCTCAACGCCGCCGACCTGTGGTCGTCGGCTATCGGCGTGGCGGAGTTCAGCAGCGTGCTGCGCGAGTTCTTCAACCACGACCCGGCGCGGCTTGATCGTTATGACTGCGAGTATGATCCGGCGGCCGACCTCAGCACCCAGTTCGTGGACCGCACCACGTCCTGGCGGGTAAAGCCCTCACATATCCGCATCGAGGGCAGTGATGCGAAAAACAGACCGTTTGCGGCGCGCATGGTGAACCTTAACCTGGACCGCAACCCGCAGGAGCATTACCTCTGGCAGAACGGCAACATCATTCAGGACCTGATGTCGCCAACCAACGGCATACCCTGCCCGTTTATCTGCACGATGGTGCTGACCACCGAGGAGCAGATGAAAAGCCAGGGCGAGGCGAACAGCCGCTTTCTGGCGCTGGACTCGCGCGTGAACACCAGTTACGCCAAGTACATCCCGTCCACCACGCGTCAGCACGCCGAGTGGAAAGATGCCCGTGCGCGGCTGCTGTCGAACCAGACCTCACTGACCAGCTACTTCTACGGTATCACGCTGTTCTGCCCGGATGACGACGATCTGACGTCGCGCTACACCGAAAAAACGCGCAACGCCTTCGCCGCGCAGGGGCTGCGCTTCGTGCGCGCCGATTTTATGCAGCTGCGCAACCTGCTGGCCACGCTGCCGTTTGCGATGGTGAACAAGAAGCTGCGCGACGACTGCCGCAAGACCGGCGGCATACAGCGATCGGAGTCGTTTCATGCGGTGAACCTGATGCCGGTTATCGGGGATAACAAGCTGTGCGCCTCGGGCATTCTTATTCCGAGCTATCGCAACCAGGTCGCGTTTATCGACGTGTTTGACGAGAGCCTGCCGAACACTAACTTCAACTGGTTTATGTCCGGTACCTCGGGCGCGGGCAAATCGGTGCTGGCCAACTCCATCGCGCGTTCAGTGCTGGACAAGGGCGGTACGGTGGCGGTGCAGGATATCGGTGACTCCTATAAAGCCGCCTGCAGCAGCCTCGGCGGCACCTATATTAACGGCGAAAACCTGCGTTTTAACCCGTTTGCGAACGTCACCGACATTACGCTTGCCGCCGAGCGCATCCGCGACCAGCTGTGCATTCTGGCAAGCCCCAACGGCCTGCTGGATGAGGTACATGAATCCATGATCCTGGAGGCCATTACCGAATCATGGCCGACGTATCAGCAGGACATGCGCATCGATCACGTCATTGACTACCTGAAGACGAGGCAGGCGGCCATCACCCGCGAACACTCTTCGCTGATTGGCGGGCGCATTGACGAAATCACCACGCTGCTCAGTAAGTACAGCACCAGAGGGATCTACGGCAGGTTCTTCAACTCATCCGAGCCAACGCTGAAGCCTGACCTGCAGTTCGTGGTCACCGAGCTGGGTGACCTGCGCAAGCAGCAGGACCTGCTGTCAGCGGTGCTGTTCAGCATCATGATCTGGAACGAGAACATGATGTACACCACGCCGCGCAGCATGCGCAAGATGAACATCATCGACGAGGGGTGGAAACTGCTCGGCGGGTCCAGTACCAAAATCAAGGACTTTATCGAGGAGGGCTACCGCACCGCCCGCCGCCACAACGGCTCATACGGTACGGTCACGCAGGCGATACGCGATAAAAACCTGTCCACGGCGGCGCTTGCGGCCTATGACAACAGCTCGTTCAAGTTCACCTGTATGCAGGACGCCAAGTCGTTCACCACCTTCCAGAAGGAGGAGCCGCATGCGTTTAACGAGCTGGAGTGGGAAATGATCCGCAAGTTTCCGCCGGCGAAAAAGGCGCGCTACAGCTCGTTTCTGCTGAGCGTCGGGGAATTTTCCAGCTTCCACCGCCTCATTCTCGATCCGCTGAGCGACGGACTGTTTTCCTCGAAAGGTGAAGACTTTACCTACCGCGAAAAACGACTGCGCGAGGGGGCGGACATCAAGGACATCCTGTTTGAGATGGCCGAGAACGATGCGCACAAGCGCGACATCATCAACATGCTGCGGGAGATGCAACTTTGA
- the traV gene encoding type IV conjugative transfer system lipoprotein TraV, with translation MTKANPFMVSALAIMLSGCAGMNEDFEFDKPAKDSGVWMSQADDMSAGSSGNAPAATAPNGFTGAGIRLDDYRLIDTGTIRLDPQTDAQARRSGLNDGIPVRLASTGGVRPFTRENGVLRTTTDQTAYCSAAHCFPEPAAAFRRPDGVARIWIAPYVSPDNNVHMGEVIYSVSSHGDWSGILM, from the coding sequence ATGACTAAAGCGAATCCTTTTATGGTCAGCGCGCTGGCCATCATGCTGAGCGGCTGCGCGGGCATGAACGAAGACTTTGAATTTGACAAGCCCGCTAAAGACTCCGGCGTCTGGATGTCGCAGGCCGACGATATGTCTGCGGGCAGCAGCGGGAACGCGCCCGCAGCTACTGCGCCGAACGGCTTCACCGGCGCAGGCATCCGCCTGGATGACTACCGCCTGATTGATACCGGCACCATTCGTCTGGACCCGCAGACCGACGCGCAGGCACGCCGCAGCGGCCTGAATGACGGCATTCCGGTGCGTCTGGCATCAACCGGCGGGGTCCGCCCGTTTACGCGTGAAAACGGCGTGCTGCGCACCACCACGGATCAGACCGCGTACTGCAGCGCAGCGCACTGCTTTCCTGAACCTGCCGCTGCGTTCCGCCGCCCTGACGGCGTGGCGCGCATCTGGATAGCACCCTACGTCTCACCTGACAACAACGTCCACATGGGCGAGGTCATTTACAGCGTCTCCAGTCACGGTGACTGGAGCGGCATTCTGATGTGA
- a CDS encoding TrbI/VirB10 family protein, whose protein sequence is MNLNTLVRSKQRRLFGIILAAAAVIIGGLYLANRGAAGHTGGKEEKPDRATAEPDLTGGGVVNAFDGSAQGSLLVTAQNREKEAREQLSAMQKDFKSLKDQMSDVMNNNKSLQQNVSDLMEQLKNQQNQQKQAPAGQQAQQGAQQGAQQGAGYTPPRTEYSFAPAPVQTGQIDNQTFDYSQFEPKTKDASFWVPTGTFSDAIIIEGADANASVRGENNLVPMQFKLKGRAHMPGNNKMVQLDNCFVTAAAYGDISSERAIVQLQRLSCIIDGKHIDQAVKGHVAFYGKNGIKGVPVMRNGKILGLAFTAGALGGLGQSASQVGQTVTGIGATSTVSGGDVARGAIGGGVGKAADKLADYYIERAEQYHPIIPIGAANRVEVVFIEGFRAKFIEDEEAAKLAKEQQRAGGQQQDTQTREQGNSGLPPDLVGKLGDATRLNMNDFVTPTNGGQARNMTPQGVAQ, encoded by the coding sequence ATGAACCTTAATACGCTGGTCCGCAGCAAGCAGCGCCGGCTGTTTGGCATCATTCTGGCCGCCGCTGCTGTGATCATCGGCGGGCTCTATCTGGCTAACCGGGGCGCGGCCGGGCACACCGGTGGTAAAGAGGAAAAACCGGACAGGGCCACCGCCGAGCCGGACCTGACCGGCGGGGGCGTGGTGAATGCCTTTGACGGTTCCGCACAGGGCTCGCTGCTGGTCACCGCGCAGAACCGCGAGAAGGAGGCGCGCGAGCAGCTTTCCGCTATGCAGAAAGACTTCAAATCACTGAAAGACCAGATGTCGGATGTGATGAACAACAACAAATCGCTGCAGCAGAACGTGAGCGACCTGATGGAACAGCTGAAAAATCAGCAGAACCAGCAAAAGCAGGCGCCTGCCGGTCAGCAGGCACAACAGGGCGCGCAGCAGGGGGCGCAGCAGGGCGCGGGCTACACGCCGCCGCGCACGGAATACTCGTTTGCGCCCGCGCCGGTGCAGACCGGGCAGATCGACAACCAGACGTTCGATTATTCGCAGTTTGAGCCAAAAACCAAAGACGCCTCGTTCTGGGTGCCGACCGGTACGTTCTCTGATGCCATCATCATTGAAGGGGCCGACGCCAACGCTTCGGTGCGCGGTGAGAACAACCTGGTGCCGATGCAGTTCAAGCTCAAGGGCAGGGCGCACATGCCGGGCAACAACAAAATGGTGCAGCTGGATAACTGCTTTGTGACGGCAGCGGCCTACGGCGACATCTCCAGCGAACGCGCCATCGTTCAGCTGCAGCGCCTCTCCTGCATCATTGACGGCAAGCACATCGACCAGGCCGTGAAGGGACACGTCGCCTTCTACGGCAAGAACGGCATCAAGGGCGTGCCGGTAATGCGCAACGGCAAGATTCTGGGTCTGGCGTTTACCGCCGGTGCGCTGGGCGGGCTGGGGCAGAGCGCCTCGCAGGTCGGCCAGACGGTCACCGGCATTGGCGCAACCAGCACGGTGAGCGGCGGGGACGTGGCGCGCGGGGCAATTGGTGGCGGCGTGGGCAAGGCAGCGGACAAGCTGGCCGACTACTACATCGAGCGCGCCGAGCAGTATCACCCGATTATCCCGATTGGCGCGGCGAACCGCGTGGAGGTGGTGTTTATCGAGGGCTTCCGCGCGAAGTTTATTGAGGATGAAGAGGCCGCGAAGCTGGCGAAGGAGCAGCAGCGCGCCGGCGGCCAGCAGCAGGACACGCAAACGCGCGAGCAGGGCAACAGCGGCCTGCCGCCGGACCTGGTGGGCAAGCTCGGTGACGCGACGCGCCTGAACATGAATGACTTTGTGACCCCGACAAACGGCGGGCAGGCGAGGAACATGACTCCGCAGGGTGTGGCGCAATGA
- a CDS encoding TraK domain-containing protein, with protein sequence MRKSLLISAVALLTVFGAHAEQLTLNPGARVNAAVSNTNPNYLRVNDDRILSVQAAQGVLSAKSPTPEGAIVFSTVTDKPFTMFVQTASGFAFSVQATPGKRAGLSLTVDNRDVKGTEEAREYEQKQDTYSALISGLVGRFITNRKPAGYVFSKNTDVPVSGAVESAFSLRPVTAWQGDRVRIVRTDITSLSSQRIRLSERYFWSPGVMAVAFHPQLDVLEPGAKVSVITVFRTKGGPDEP encoded by the coding sequence ATGCGTAAATCCCTGCTAATCAGCGCCGTGGCGCTGCTGACCGTCTTCGGCGCCCACGCCGAACAGCTGACGCTTAATCCCGGCGCCCGCGTGAACGCGGCCGTGAGCAATACCAACCCGAACTACCTGCGCGTTAATGACGACCGTATCCTCAGCGTGCAGGCGGCGCAGGGGGTGCTGAGCGCCAAATCACCCACGCCGGAAGGCGCGATTGTGTTCTCTACCGTGACCGACAAGCCGTTCACCATGTTCGTGCAGACCGCGTCCGGTTTTGCCTTCTCGGTACAGGCGACGCCGGGCAAACGTGCGGGCTTAAGCCTGACGGTGGATAACCGCGACGTGAAGGGTACGGAAGAGGCGCGGGAGTATGAACAGAAGCAGGACACCTACAGCGCGCTCATCAGCGGGCTGGTCGGGCGCTTCATCACCAACCGGAAGCCGGCAGGCTACGTGTTCAGTAAAAACACCGACGTACCGGTGAGCGGAGCGGTGGAAAGCGCCTTTTCGCTGCGTCCGGTCACCGCGTGGCAGGGCGACCGGGTGCGCATCGTGCGCACCGACATTACCAGCCTTTCCTCACAGCGTATTCGTCTGAGCGAACGCTACTTCTGGAGCCCGGGCGTCATGGCAGTGGCGTTTCATCCGCAGCTCGACGTGCTGGAGCCGGGGGCAAAGGTCTCGGTGATCACCGTGTTCCGCACGAAAGGAGGCCCGGATGAACCTTAA
- a CDS encoding TraE/TraK family type IV conjugative transfer system protein, with the protein MELKLRSAGNRNMAVAILVLLVIAILALILCWRLYSDNRALMNQLLNNRQTIIVPYGADTPFSFTGERGDARYLRLMALAWLNLRLNISDKNAEASHEMLLAGACDGAEKSLKGVLADEASRVKGNSGGSVFYPKDVSVWPDRGIVDVTGDLQLSYGLHDGKPVKKHYRLRTDTRNNRLCWSAFLEVPDA; encoded by the coding sequence ATGGAATTAAAGCTGCGTTCGGCGGGAAACCGCAATATGGCCGTGGCTATTCTGGTGCTGCTCGTTATCGCAATCCTCGCGCTCATACTCTGCTGGCGCCTTTACAGTGATAACCGCGCGCTGATGAATCAGCTTCTCAATAACCGTCAGACCATCATCGTTCCTTACGGCGCAGACACTCCGTTCAGCTTTACCGGCGAGCGCGGCGATGCCCGCTACCTGCGCCTGATGGCGCTGGCGTGGCTGAACCTGCGCCTCAATATCTCCGACAAAAATGCAGAAGCCAGCCACGAAATGCTGCTGGCAGGTGCCTGCGACGGCGCGGAGAAATCACTCAAAGGTGTGCTGGCTGATGAAGCCTCACGCGTGAAAGGCAACAGCGGCGGCTCGGTGTTCTATCCCAAAGACGTCAGCGTCTGGCCGGACAGGGGCATCGTGGATGTTACCGGCGATCTGCAGCTGAGCTATGGGCTGCATGACGGTAAGCCGGTGAAGAAGCACTACCGCCTGCGCACTGACACCCGCAACAACCGTCTCTGCTGGAGCGCTTTCCTGGAGGTTCCTGATGCGTAA
- the traL gene encoding type IV conjugative transfer system protein TraL, producing MEKRDRYTYAATFSEQRRFVGLPPDEFCLYVPLALLAVFLNMWIFGPTLLAAVVGIRHLKKGRGSQYLLNLAYWCLPTSVMRFFISILPDSYKRHWVA from the coding sequence ATGGAAAAACGTGACCGGTATACCTATGCGGCTACGTTTTCCGAGCAAAGGCGCTTCGTGGGGCTGCCACCTGATGAGTTCTGCCTGTATGTGCCGCTGGCGCTGCTGGCAGTTTTTCTCAACATGTGGATTTTCGGCCCCACGCTCCTGGCTGCCGTGGTCGGAATTCGTCATCTCAAGAAAGGCCGCGGTTCTCAGTATCTTCTCAACCTTGCGTACTGGTGCCTGCCCACCTCAGTGATGCGCTTCTTTATCAGCATCCTGCCAGACAGCTACAAACGGCACTGGGTCGCCTGA
- a CDS encoding type IV conjugative transfer system pilin TraA: MKGTLSSCVNYCRKAGAVAWKKVNKTALFSALAILAVSAMPAHAVDYFAGAKTDVNDTFGSNSAVVYILYILEIAFIAFTYIKTKNLALFGSIAALLVFVNVAFNVIPS; encoded by the coding sequence ATGAAGGGCACTCTCTCTTCGTGTGTAAATTACTGCCGCAAGGCAGGGGCGGTAGCGTGGAAAAAAGTGAACAAGACTGCGTTGTTCTCTGCACTGGCGATCTTGGCTGTTTCTGCCATGCCCGCCCACGCCGTAGACTACTTCGCCGGGGCCAAAACTGATGTTAACGATACCTTTGGTAGTAATTCAGCTGTCGTTTACATCCTTTATATTCTGGAAATTGCATTCATCGCGTTCACCTACATCAAAACCAAAAACTTGGCGCTGTTCGGTAGCATCGCCGCGCTGCTGGTTTTCGTTAACGTCGCCTTTAACGTGATCCCTTCTTAA
- a CDS encoding relaxosome protein TraM, translating into MSEQNTPKSNRVNLTVPFSLIEKVDAHVEKKLEDGESRETANRSAFIMEMFKLGLRVYENKISKDTSEKTLDQKLEFIAKNVLVSGFITDAIFGIQKETVDPAKVIKNEMILEPEWLKAVNERVAGKLQEYFK; encoded by the coding sequence ATGTCAGAGCAGAACACACCCAAAAGTAATCGCGTCAATCTTACCGTTCCCTTTTCACTTATAGAAAAGGTTGATGCACACGTTGAAAAGAAGCTTGAAGACGGAGAGTCACGCGAAACGGCGAACCGGTCAGCTTTTATCATGGAGATGTTTAAGCTGGGACTTCGCGTTTATGAAAATAAAATCAGCAAGGACACTTCAGAAAAGACGCTGGACCAGAAGCTGGAATTTATCGCCAAGAACGTTCTGGTCAGCGGTTTTATAACTGACGCCATTTTTGGCATTCAGAAGGAAACCGTCGATCCTGCTAAAGTCATTAAAAACGAAATGATCCTTGAGCCTGAGTGGTTAAAAGCTGTCAATGAGCGCGTGGCAGGGAAACTGCAGGAATATTTTAAATAA